From the genome of Ziziphus jujuba cultivar Dongzao chromosome 6, ASM3175591v1, one region includes:
- the LOC107429864 gene encoding mitogen-activated protein kinase kinase kinase YODA isoform X1: MPSWWGKSSSKEANKKENKESIIYAIQRKFKSGFEDKSNSRSGGSRRRRSDTISERGSISRVPSRSPSPSTQVSRCQSFVERPHAQPLPLPKVQLSSVGRTDSGISTSSKPEFDRKSKPMLFFPLPKPENVPNRADPTDAEGDIATASVSSDSSIDSDDASESRILSPLASDYENGNRTTMNSPSSVIRKDQSPLFNQKNTKELLKPANLLFNNQTLSTSPKRQPPGMHMQNLQIPHHGAFWSAPDSSMSSPSRSPMRAFGTEQVMNCGFWGGKPYPDTASAHCSSPGSGHNSGHNSVGGELSGQLLWQHSKCSPECSPNLSPRMTSPGPSSRIHSGAVTPLHPRAGGTAAESPTNRPDDGKHQSHRLPLPHPLTISNTCPFSPTYSASTTPSVPRSPGRAENPTSPGSRWKKGRLLGRGTFGHVYLGFNSESGEMCAMKEVTLFSDDAKSRESWQQLGQEVALLSRLRHPNIVQYYGSETIDDKLYIYLEYVSGGSIYKLLQDYGQFGEIAIRSYTQQILSGLAYLHAKNTVHRDIKGANILVDPNGRVKLADFGMAKHITGQSCPLSFKGSPYWMAPEVIKNSNGCNLAVDIWSLGCTVLEMATTKPPWSQYEGVAAMFKIGNSKEPPVIPDHLSEDGKNFVKLCLHRNPQNRPAASQLLEHPFVKSASPLERPIVSAEPSEGPPVVMNAVRSLAVVNARANSSIDSDGTSNHQSRASKFGSGSSDVHTLKHISCPVSPTRSPLLHSRSPKHMSGRMSPSTISSPHATSGSSTPLTGGGGTIPFHHLKQPMTYLHEGSGMIQRCQNSFYSNGSSPYNESLPDLYRGMPQASHAFRDIISDSFAHGNQMGRPAPSDPKEFYDVQSVLADRVSQQLLKDVKLNPSLDFNLNLPVLDRTGGI, encoded by the exons ATGCCTTCTTGGTGGGGAAAGTCTTCATCAAAAGAagcaaataagaaagaaaacaaggagAGTATCATTTATGCAATACAACGGAAATTTAAGAGTGGATTTGAAGATAAGAGCAATAGTAGATCAGGAGGGTCTCGGAGACGGCGTAGTGATACTATCTCAGAAAGGGGGTCTATCTCTAGGGTGCCATCACGATCACCATCACCTTCCACTCAAGTATCACGATGTCAAAGTTTCGTAGAAAGGCCTCATGCCCAACCACTTCCCCTTCCCAAAGTACAACTGTCTAGTGTAGGACGTACTGACTCTGGCATCAGTACATCATCAAAACCTGAATTTGACAGAAAATCCAAGCCAATGCTATTTTTTCCCCTTCCAAAGCCTGAAAATGTTCCAAACAGGGCAGATCCTACTGATGCTGAAGGAGATATAGCCACTGCATCAGTTTCTTCTGATAGCTCCATTGATAGTGATGATGCATCTGAATCACGTATTCTTAGTCCCCTTGCATCTGACTATGAAAATGGAAACAGAACTACCATGAACAGCCCATCGAG TGTAATACGCAAGGATCAATCCCCTCTTTTCAACCAAAAGAACACAAAAGAGCTATTGAAGCCAGCAAATCTTCTCTTCAATAATCAAACTCTGTCTACATCACCTAAGCGGCAGCCTCCAGGCATGCATatgcaaaatttacaaattcctCACCATGGTGCTTTCTGGAGTGCTCCTGATAGTTCGATGTCAAGTCCTTCTAGGAGTCCTATGAGAGCATTTGGCACTGAACAAGTTATGAACTGTGGTTTCTGGGGAGGAAAGCCTTATCCAGATACAGCTTCTGCACACTGTTCTAGTCCAGGTTCGGGTCACAATTCTGGGCATAATTCAGTAGGAGGGGAACTATCAGGACAACTGCTTTGGCAGCACAGCAAATGTAGCCCAGAGTGTTCACCAAACCTTAGCCCCAGAATGACTAGTCCTGGGCCCAGCTCCAGGATACACAGTGGAGCTGTCACCCCTCTGCATCCACGAGCTGGAGGGACAGCTGCAGAGTCACCTACAAACAGGCCTGATGATGGGAAACATCAAAGCCACCGATTGCCCCTTCCCCACCCTCTGACAATTTCTAATACTTGTCCTTTTTCTCCTACATATTCAGCTTCAACAACTCCTTCAGTTCCACGTAGCCCTGGGAGGGCAGAAAATCCAACAAGTCCTGGTTCACGCTGGAAGAAGGGACGACTTCTTGGGAGGGGCACTTTTGGACATGTATATCTTGGTTTCAACAG tGAAAGTGGTGAGATGTGTGCAATGAAGGAGGTAACTCTGTTTTCAGACGATGCAAAATCAAGAGAGAGTTGGCAGCAGCTAGGGCAA GAAGTTGCTTTGCTAAGTCGCTTACGACATCCAAATATAGTGCAGTATTATGGATCAGAAACC ATAGatgataaactatatatatatttggagtaTGTTTCTGGGGGATCCATCTATAAGCTGCTTCAAGATTATGGCCAGTTTGGTGAAATAGCTATTCGCAGTTATACTCAACAAATTTTATCTGGACTTGCATATTTACATGCCAAAAACACTGTGCATAG GGACATCAAAGGAGCAAATATATTAGTAGATCCCAATGGCCGAGTGAAACTGGCAGATTTTGGGATGGCGAAGCAT ATAACTGGTCAGTCTTGTCCATTATCATTCAAGGGAAGCCCCTATTGGATGGCACCTGAG gtTATCAAGAATTCAAATGGTTGTAATCTTGCTGTCGATATATGGAGCCTTGGCTGCACTGTTTTGGAGATGGCTACAACTAAACCACCTTGGAGCCAGTATGAAGGG GTTGCTGCTATGTTTAAAATTGGAAACAGCAAGGAACCTCCTGTGATTCCTGATCACCTGTCAGAAGATGGAAAGAACTTTGTGAAACTTTGTTTGCATCGGAACCCACAGAATCGTCCTGCAGCATCTCAGCTTTTGGAGCATCCATTCGTTAAAAGTGCTTCTCCATTAGAAAGACCTATTGTCAGTGCTGAGCCTTCTGAAGGACCACCTGTAGTAATGAATGCTGTGAGATCTCTG GCTGTTGTAAATGCAAGAGCTAATTCGTCCATAGATTCAGATGGGACAAGTAATCATCAGTCTAGAGCCTCAAAATTTGGTTCAGGATCCAG TGATGTGCATACATTAAAACATATTTCATGTCCAGTTTCCCCAACCAGGAGCCCACTTCTACATTCTAGATCACCAAAACATATGAGTGGAAGGATGTCTCCTTCTACCATATCTAGCCCCCATGCTACATCTGGTTCATCCACACCACTCACTGGTGGCGGTGGCACTATCCCATTTCATCACCTGAAGCAGCCAATGACCTACTTGCATGAAGGCAGTGGGATGATCCAGAGGTGTCAAAATAGTTTCTATTCAAATGGTAGTTCACCCTATAATGAGTCGTTGCCCGATCTTTATCGAGGGATGCCACAGGCTTCTCATGCTTTTCGGGATATAATTTCTGATAGTTTTGCACATGGGAACCAGATGGGACGGCCTGCCCCCAGTGACCCCAAGGAGTTTTATGATGTGCAGTCAGTTTTGGCCGACCGAGTATCTCAGCAGCTCTTGAAAGATGTAAAGCTGAATCCATCCCTGGACTTCAATCTAAACTTACCAGTGCTAGATCGTACGGGTGGTATCTAA
- the LOC107429864 gene encoding mitogen-activated protein kinase kinase kinase YODA isoform X2, which produces MPSWWGKSSSKEANKKENKESIIYAIQRKFKSGFEDKSNSRSGGSRRRRSDTISERGSISRVPSRSPSPSTQVSRCQSFVERPHAQPLPLPKVQLSSVGRTDSGISTSSKPEFDRKSKPMLFFPLPKPENVPNRADPTDAEGDIATASVSSDSSIDSDDASESRILSPLASDYENGNRTTMNSPSSVIRKDQSPLFNQKNTKELLKPANLLFNNQTLSTSPKRQPPGMHMQNLQIPHHGAFWSAPDSSMSSPSRSPMRAFGTEQVMNCGFWGGKPYPDTASAHCSSPGSGHNSGHNSVGGELSGQLLWQHSKCSPECSPNLSPRMTSPGPSSRIHSGAVTPLHPRAGGTAAESPTNRPDDGKHQSHRLPLPHPLTISNTCPFSPTYSASTTPSVPRSPGRAENPTSPGSRWKKGRLLGRGTFGHVYLGFNSESGEMCAMKEVTLFSDDAKSRESWQQLGQEVALLSRLRHPNIVQYYGSETIDDKLYIYLEYVSGGSIYKLLQDYGQFGEIAIRSYTQQILSGLAYLHAKNTVHRDIKGANILVDPNGRVKLADFGMAKHITGQSCPLSFKGSPYWMAPEVIKNSNGCNLAVDIWSLGCTVLEMATTKPPWSQYEGVAAMFKIGNSKEPPVIPDHLSEDGKNFVKLCLHRNPQNRPAASQLLEHPFVKSASPLERPIVSAEPSEGPPVVMNAVRSLAVVNARANSSIDSDGTSNHQSRASKFGSGSSFPNQEPTSTF; this is translated from the exons ATGCCTTCTTGGTGGGGAAAGTCTTCATCAAAAGAagcaaataagaaagaaaacaaggagAGTATCATTTATGCAATACAACGGAAATTTAAGAGTGGATTTGAAGATAAGAGCAATAGTAGATCAGGAGGGTCTCGGAGACGGCGTAGTGATACTATCTCAGAAAGGGGGTCTATCTCTAGGGTGCCATCACGATCACCATCACCTTCCACTCAAGTATCACGATGTCAAAGTTTCGTAGAAAGGCCTCATGCCCAACCACTTCCCCTTCCCAAAGTACAACTGTCTAGTGTAGGACGTACTGACTCTGGCATCAGTACATCATCAAAACCTGAATTTGACAGAAAATCCAAGCCAATGCTATTTTTTCCCCTTCCAAAGCCTGAAAATGTTCCAAACAGGGCAGATCCTACTGATGCTGAAGGAGATATAGCCACTGCATCAGTTTCTTCTGATAGCTCCATTGATAGTGATGATGCATCTGAATCACGTATTCTTAGTCCCCTTGCATCTGACTATGAAAATGGAAACAGAACTACCATGAACAGCCCATCGAG TGTAATACGCAAGGATCAATCCCCTCTTTTCAACCAAAAGAACACAAAAGAGCTATTGAAGCCAGCAAATCTTCTCTTCAATAATCAAACTCTGTCTACATCACCTAAGCGGCAGCCTCCAGGCATGCATatgcaaaatttacaaattcctCACCATGGTGCTTTCTGGAGTGCTCCTGATAGTTCGATGTCAAGTCCTTCTAGGAGTCCTATGAGAGCATTTGGCACTGAACAAGTTATGAACTGTGGTTTCTGGGGAGGAAAGCCTTATCCAGATACAGCTTCTGCACACTGTTCTAGTCCAGGTTCGGGTCACAATTCTGGGCATAATTCAGTAGGAGGGGAACTATCAGGACAACTGCTTTGGCAGCACAGCAAATGTAGCCCAGAGTGTTCACCAAACCTTAGCCCCAGAATGACTAGTCCTGGGCCCAGCTCCAGGATACACAGTGGAGCTGTCACCCCTCTGCATCCACGAGCTGGAGGGACAGCTGCAGAGTCACCTACAAACAGGCCTGATGATGGGAAACATCAAAGCCACCGATTGCCCCTTCCCCACCCTCTGACAATTTCTAATACTTGTCCTTTTTCTCCTACATATTCAGCTTCAACAACTCCTTCAGTTCCACGTAGCCCTGGGAGGGCAGAAAATCCAACAAGTCCTGGTTCACGCTGGAAGAAGGGACGACTTCTTGGGAGGGGCACTTTTGGACATGTATATCTTGGTTTCAACAG tGAAAGTGGTGAGATGTGTGCAATGAAGGAGGTAACTCTGTTTTCAGACGATGCAAAATCAAGAGAGAGTTGGCAGCAGCTAGGGCAA GAAGTTGCTTTGCTAAGTCGCTTACGACATCCAAATATAGTGCAGTATTATGGATCAGAAACC ATAGatgataaactatatatatatttggagtaTGTTTCTGGGGGATCCATCTATAAGCTGCTTCAAGATTATGGCCAGTTTGGTGAAATAGCTATTCGCAGTTATACTCAACAAATTTTATCTGGACTTGCATATTTACATGCCAAAAACACTGTGCATAG GGACATCAAAGGAGCAAATATATTAGTAGATCCCAATGGCCGAGTGAAACTGGCAGATTTTGGGATGGCGAAGCAT ATAACTGGTCAGTCTTGTCCATTATCATTCAAGGGAAGCCCCTATTGGATGGCACCTGAG gtTATCAAGAATTCAAATGGTTGTAATCTTGCTGTCGATATATGGAGCCTTGGCTGCACTGTTTTGGAGATGGCTACAACTAAACCACCTTGGAGCCAGTATGAAGGG GTTGCTGCTATGTTTAAAATTGGAAACAGCAAGGAACCTCCTGTGATTCCTGATCACCTGTCAGAAGATGGAAAGAACTTTGTGAAACTTTGTTTGCATCGGAACCCACAGAATCGTCCTGCAGCATCTCAGCTTTTGGAGCATCCATTCGTTAAAAGTGCTTCTCCATTAGAAAGACCTATTGTCAGTGCTGAGCCTTCTGAAGGACCACCTGTAGTAATGAATGCTGTGAGATCTCTG GCTGTTGTAAATGCAAGAGCTAATTCGTCCATAGATTCAGATGGGACAAGTAATCATCAGTCTAGAGCCTCAAAATTTGGTTCAGGATCCAG TTTCCCCAACCAGGAGCCCACTTCTACATTCTAG
- the LOC107429862 gene encoding cytochrome P450 86A22: MEASMAIIILSAVTVYLIWFKFISRSMTGPRVWPVLGSLPGLIENANRMHDWIADNLRACGGTYQTCICAVPFLAKKQGHVTVTCDPKNVEHILRARFDNYPKGPTWQAAFHDLLGDGIFNSDGATWLFQRKTAALEFTTRTLRQAMARWVSRAIKLRFCPILKTAQLEAKPVDLQDLLLRLTFDNICGLTFGKDPETLSAELPENGFATAFDLATEATLQRVILPEMVWKLRKWLRLGMEVSLTGSLKSMDAYLSNIINTRKLELQNQQKDGSGTPHDDLLSRFMRKKESYTEAFLKHVALNFILAGRDTSSVALSWFFWLVIQNPEVEEKILRELCTVLMETRGNDPSKWVEDPLVFEEVDRLVYLKAALSETLRLYPSVPQDSKHVISDDVLPSGAFVPAGTSVSYSIYAIGRMKYIWGEDSLEFKPERWLSPDGKNFEVQDSFKFVAFNAGPRICLGKDLAYLQMKSIAAAVLLRHRLTLSPGHRVEQKMSLTLFMKYGLKVNVHPRDLKPILAGICMNKLQGESYLNEGVEMVAGVA; this comes from the coding sequence ATGGAAGCATCAATGGCCATCATAATCTTATCAGCTGTAACTGTATATTTGATATGGTTCAAATTCATCTCGCGATCAATGACCGGTCCACGTGTCTGGCCTGTATTGGGCAGCCTACCTGGTCTCATAGAGAATGCTAATCGCATGCATGACTGGATCGCTGACAACCTCCGTGCGTGTGGCGGCACGTATCAAACCTGTATCTGTGCCGTTCCATTCCTGGCCAAGAAACAAGGTCACGTGACTGTCACGTGCGACCCGAAGAACGTGGAGCACATCTTGAGGGCCCGCTTCGATAATTACCCCAAGGGTCCCACTTGGCAAGCTGCGTTCCATGATTTGCTCGGTGATGGCATCTTTAACTCTGATGGTGCCACGTGGTTGTTCCAGCGTAAAACTGCCGCACTGGAATTCACCACAAGGACTCTTAGACAAGCCATGGCTCGGTGGGTGAGCAGAGCCATTAAGCTAAGATTCTGTCCCATCCTCAAGACGGCTCAGCTTGAAGCCAAGCCTGTGGATCTTCAAGACCTATTGCTTCGGCTCACTTTCGATAACATATGCGGCTTGACTTTCGGGAAAGACCCAGAGACTCTGTCTGCGGAGCTTCCCGAGAACGGCTTCGCAACGGCTTTTGACCTAGCCACGGAAGCCACTCTGCAGCGAGTCATCTTGCCTGAGATGGTGTGGAAGCTAAGGAAATGGCTTCGGCTTGGAATGGAAGTCAGCTTGACTGGTAGCCTTAAAAGCATGGATGCATACTTGTCCAATATAATCAACACACGTAAGCTCGAGTTGCAGAATCAGCAGAAAGATGGAAGTGGGACCCCACACGATGACTTGCTGTCAAGGTTCATGAGAAAGAAGGAGTCCTACACAGAAGCATTCCTAAAACACGTGGCACTCAATTTCATCCTTGCTGGACGTGACACGTCATCGGTGGCGCTGAGCTGGTTCTTCTGGTTGGTCATTCAAAATCCGGAGGTGGAAGAGAAAATCCTACGCGAGCTTTGCACGGTCCTAATGGAGACACGTGGCAACGACCCATCGAAGTGGGTGGAAGATCCACTTGTGTTTGAAGAAGTTGACCGATTGGTATACCTTAAGGCAGCGTTGTCCGAGACCCTAAGGTTGTACCCTTCCGTGCCACAAGACTCCAAGCACGTAATCTCCGACGACGTTTTGCCGAGCGGTGCATTTGTTCCGGCGGGGACGTCGGTCAGCTATTCGATATATGCAATCGGTCGGATGAAATACATTTGGGGTGAAGATTCTCTAGAATTCAAGCCAGAAAGGTGGTTATCACCAGATGGCAAAAATTTTGAGGTACAAGATTCATTCAAATTCGTGGCCTTCAATGCAGGTCCAAGAATATGCTTAGGCAAAGATTTGGCATACTTGCAAATGAAGTCTATAGCCGCAGCAGTGCTGTTGAGGCACCGACTCACTCTGTCCCCGGGTCATCGTGTGGAGCAGAAGATGTCACTGACATTGTTCATGAAATATGGCCTGAAGGTTAATGTGCATCCGAGGGACTTGAAGCCAATCTTGGCAGGTATTTGCATGAATAAGCTGCAGGGTGAGTCTTACCTTAATGAAGGGGTTGAGATGGTAGCTGGGGTTGCTTAG
- the LOC107429850 gene encoding short-chain dehydrogenase TIC 32, chloroplastic yields MWIFGLKGPSGFSACSTAEEVTHGIDGAGLTAIVTGASSGLGVETTRVLALRGVHVIMAVRNVNSGKDVRETVLKEIPTAKIDVMELDLSSMASVRKFASEYNASGLPLNLLINNAGVMATPFMLSQDNIELQFATNHIGHFLLTNLLLETMKNTARESNKEGRIVHVSSEGHRFAYREGIRFDKINDESSYNSIYSYGQSKLANILHAKELSRILKAEGVDITANALHPGAIVTNLLRHHGFFNVIANMFGKFLLKNVQQGAATQCYVALNPQVKGVSGEYFMDSNKANPSNLAKDAELAKKLWDFSLNLTSPN; encoded by the exons ATGTGGATTTTTGGGCTCAAAGGGCCATCTGGGTTCTCTGCCTGTTCTACTGCTGAGGAAGTTACTCATGGAATCGATGGAGCTGGTCTCACCGCCATTGTTacag GAGCATCAAGTGGTCTCGGTGTGGAAACCACACGTGTTCTTGCATTGCGTGGTGTTCACGTCATTATGGCAGTAAGGAATGTCAATTCTGGAAAGGATGTGAGAGAAACAGTACTTAAAGAAATCCCCACTGCCAAAATTGATGTCATGGAACTAGATCTCAGCTCAATGGCATCAGTAAGGAAATTTGCGTCAGAGTACAATGCGTCTGGTCTTCCTCTGAATCTCCTTAT TAACAATGCAGGTGTCATGGCAACTCCATTCATGCTTTCCCAAGATAACATTGAACTGCAGTTTGCAACCAACCATATAG GTCATTTTCTGTTGACAAACCTTCTATTGGAGACCATGAAAAATACAGCACGTGAAAGTAATAAGGAGGGAAGAATTGTTCATGTATCATCAGAGGGTCACCGATTTGCATATCGTGAAGGAATTCGTTTTGATAAGATCAATGATGAGTCAAG CTATAATAGTATATACTCTTATGGACAATCAAAGCTTGCCAATATATTGCATGCTAAAGAGCTCTCAAGGATCTTGAAG GCAGAAGGGGTGGATATAACCGCCAATGCCCTTCATCCTGGAGCCATTGTTACCAATCTTCTACGCCACCACGGTTTCTTCAATG TCATTGCTAATATGTTCGGCAAATTTCTGCTTAAAAATGTTCAGCAG GGAGCGGCTACTCAGTGCTATGTAGCGTTGAATCCACAAGTTAAGGGAGTTAGCGGTGAGTACTTTATGGACAGTAACAAAGCCAATCCATCCAATCTGGCTAAAGATGCAGAATTGGCTAAGAAACTATGGGATTTCAGCTTGAACTTGACCAGCCCAAACTAG
- the LOC107429865 gene encoding aquaporin PIP1-1, producing the protein MEGKEEDVKLGANKYSERQPLGTSAQTDKDYKEPPPAPLFEPGELTSWSFYRAGIAEFMATFLFLYITILTVMGVSKSPSKCASVGVQGIAWAFGGMIFALVYCTAGISGGHINPAVTFGLFLARKLSLTRAVFYIVAQCLGAICGAGVVKGFEKHSYEVLGGGANSVNPGYTKGDGLGAEIVGTFVLVYTVFSATDAKRSARDSHVPILAPLPIGFAVFLVHLATIPITGTGINPARSLGAAIIYNKEHAWKDHWIFWVGPFIGAALAAVYHQIVIRAIPFKTRA; encoded by the exons ATGGAGGGGAAAGAAGAGGATGTTAAGCTTGGAGCAAACAAGTACTCAGAGAGGCAACCCTTGGGCACATCAGCTCAAACAGACAAGGATTACAAAGAGCCACCACCAGCTCCTCTGTTTGAGCCAGGGGAGCTCACTTCATGGTCCTTCTATAGGGCTGGGATTGCAGAGTTTATGGCAACCTTCTTGTTCCTCTATATCACTATCTTGACTGTAATGGGTGTGTCTAAGTCACCCTCTAAATGTGCCTCTGTGGGTGTTCAAGGGATTGCTTGGGCTTTTGGTGGTATGATCTTTGCCCTTGTGTACTGCACTGCTGGTATCTCAG GAGGACATATAAACCCAGCTGTGACTTTTGGACTGTTTTTGGCAAGGAAGCTGTCCCTTACAAGAGCTGTTTTCTACATAGTGGCGCAGTGCCTTGGTGCAATCTGTGGTGCTGGTGTTGTGAAGGGATTCGAAAAGCACAGTTATGAGGTGTTGGGTGGTGGAGCTAACTCTGTGAACCCTGGCTACACCAAAGGTGATGGTCTTGGTGCTGAGATTGTTGGCACTTTTGTCCTTGTTTACACTGTCTTTTCTGCTACTGATGCCAAGAGAAGCGCCAGAGACTCTCATGTCCCT ATTTTGGCCCCTCTTCCTATCGGGTTTGCAGTGTTCTTGGTTCACTTGGCCACAATCCCCATCACAGGAACTGGCATTAACCCTGCCAGGAGTCTTGGAGCTGCCATTATCTACAACAAAGAGCATGCATGGAAGGACCAT TGGATCTTCTGGGTTGGACCTTTCATCGGAGCTGCTCTTGCTGCTGTGTACCACCAGATTGTTATCAGAGCCATTCCTTTCAAGACCAGGGCTTAG